A region of the Gopherus flavomarginatus isolate rGopFla2 chromosome 3, rGopFla2.mat.asm, whole genome shotgun sequence genome:
ACAAGGTTCCTGCTTCACAGGAGCTGCAAATCCTAAGGAGAAGGGAGATTATTTAGGTGGTCTGACTTAAATCATCAATCATTTATACCTGCACTTTTTCACTAATAAAAACTCACCTGGTTgagttcccccccgccccctacaACTTGTCTAATGTTGTTTTAAGATAAAATGCAACCAAGTTAAAGAAACCCAAAAGTAGCTTGTGAAATGCTGAAAAAGGAAGTCATTGCCCATGCACTCCTGGGTGAATGTTTACCAGTGATGGCCATTGCTGGGTCAGGACCTTGAGAAATCAGAGCTAGAGGCTTCCTGGGCACAGCTAGGTGATGTTTTTTTGACACACAAGATTTTTAgtcaaaaaatgcatttttggtgCCCCAAAGCTATCTGTAAATTTGGGCTGATGAATAATCGTTTTGGTCAAgaaaaaacacaatttaaaagTCTAAATGTTTTGTGTCAAATTCAAATGTGGCCCATTTAAAAAAGAGTCGGAAAACACCCATAAGTgatcaaatcaaaacaaaaaggtTGGGGGGGGATTATTTTTAGTCAtctaaaatgttttggttgactTGAAACAAACTAACTGAAATACCCTACTCCCCCAAATCTAGTTTCCAATTGACCCAAAACATTTCAGTCgattcaaaacaaaatttgagTCTTTCAtttgatgggggaaaaaaactgaaaaagttgGTTTGGTGTCATattaaactggatttttttttttatttgatccCTGCACCAAAAAATTCATTATTCACTCAACTTTATTCTTAAGCCTTCTGCCGCCAGGGGAGATCTCTCAGCTAGAATCAGCATTGGCTCAAAAGAACCCAGCCCATTCCACTGCATCATTCTGCTCCTTCAGAACATTGTCCAAATGATCATCAGTGCTATGGAAGGTGTTAGATGATGATCAGTGGAATCCTATGCCTATAGGGCAGCCATAGCATCCCCTCCATGCTGCCCTGCCAGCTGCCCACCCCTCTTCTGGAAGGGCTTCAGGTTTGAGGATAGCTACGTCTTCATGCCAACTAGGTGCATGACATCCTCACTGTAGACTTCCAACAAGAAGCTGGTTGTGTTAACGTGTGCAATGATGTGTTGCCTGTCCACTGAGAATTGGACTGAGACAACTACCTTATCTCTCATAGCTAGAGTAATAGGCCTGTAAAGACCACTAGCCAGGACCCCTTTCCTCATTACTCGCACGGAAAGGGTGTGTACTGCTTTTCCTACTCCTCTGCTGGGTGTTAGCATTGCAGAACCCACACAATGGAGGAGGGTGAGCTGGGTTCTTCCATCCTCCCCCTACTGGTTACACCTGTATTAACCTGTTGCAGTGTTGGTGTGCACTGGGGTCCTGAAGAATTTGCTTTGGCCTGAAGAGCATGTATTGCTAGCGAGATCTACAAGAAGGAAAGAATCCAACTTGACTAGGTCCCACATGGGTTTGCAGGCTTACTGTCAACAGAAATGTTTTCCTTGTGTGAGTGGACATGTTTGAGGTGGAATAATTGAGTTGGTGAACTTAGAACTCCACAATGCCATGTTTGGCTTTCCTCTTCAGAGCAGCAGTGCACTTTTAAGAGgaaaatgaaaaactaaaatgTCAGGAGCAGGGATAGTTTATGGGCTTTGTCAGAAAGCATTTCTTTGCCTTGCAACAGAGGGAGTTTACTGGTGGCGATGGTTGTCAGACTGTCTGGAGCTGTTCATGACTGTGTGCGGCTATTCGGGGGAGACtgtcaaaagcagggcagacaccccaaactggtggtatgttctagaATTAGGTTTCACCAACcatccagtaacaaatgtgaactcctgaagcactacagtactcttaccatggagtcacagagggTCCTCTTGGGCACTCCAGTCTACCTTGCTGCCCAGGCAAGCTGGGACtaagtgataaatggtcacttacaccaagaATTACAAAAGATTCAAGTTGCTCCCAGtctcaagagaccagtcacttacccccagGTCTGTTTGTATCTCACACCAAGGACAACATTCATAGCCAactctatagtaaactaactaagggtttattaactaggaaaaagaaatgagttagtTACAGATTAAAGAAGGCAACagatatacacaaatgagttagactgtggttccaaaaggtgacaaGTTGCAGTAATCAGTCAGCACTGATTGTCTTTTAGGACTAACCCAGGTTGAGCCTGGAGatctctgcttttgtttcctaGCTCTAGCCCTGTGACAGTCCATACAGCAGAGATGAAGAATTTTCATGTTGGCTatcttcccttccccccgccccccttccagaattgaagctgatgggatgagtttTCTTACACGTAGCACCTTCATGGGTGTAAGAGGGCCATCAACCCAGTCTTTGTTTCACAGGGGCCCATTATCTTGGTAGTCATCCTTGAGGGGTTGGGGAGCCACTCCTCCTGCCTCGGTTCAGAAGTTCAGAGCAGGCACttttacagttataaagcaaaacttacatattacCTTATAGCATGGGTTACAAGCATTACAAGTTGTCTGCAGCACCTTACAAGCATTTTATAGTCTAACACCTGTCTTGAACAATACTAACAGGTGATCTGGTCTGGTTTCAGTGctcagctggcacctggtctactAGTGTCACAATGGTATCTGTAGAAATGCTTTTGCTTGGGGTGAAATCTGGCAAACCCATCTCAGTCCCAAAATAGTTAGATTGGCCAGGTTGTAAATCGATATGTGTCACATGCCCCTTGAGGCCCTCTAACTGGAGTGGTCCTGCTGAGCCCCACTTAGACATACTTCCCTTCAACCCCCTTAGGCCAGTCTCCTAAAAGAGAAACTCTCATCTGTTTGAAAACTTGTCAGCAGCCATTGATGGGCAGCGAAAGAGGAGTCATGGTGGCTTTCCAGTGTTCAGCTCCTAAGGGAACTTCAGGTAACCTTACCTTACCTTCTCTTCTCTTGCCTTTCAGATGCAGAACTTCTTATTCCTCCAAAACTCAATAAAAACATCCAGTGGAAACTGAATCTCTTACAGTAACCTGAGGCCAAGAAATCCTgctggacggacggacggacagacgcacacacgcacacacacacatgatcaTCGCCAACCCTGGAGAACAGGAAGAGAGGTAGTCCCCATAGAGGAGCCCTTACTGGTGCTGTCTGAGTTAGACATCTGCcaactctcttcctctctcctttgGCAGCTCTGCTGCATTGTCCCTAAGACAGCTTACAAGCCAGCCTTCCTGCCTGCAGTACCTCACTGCTGCCATGACCGTTCAGACACTTGTCATTGTAAATAGTTCAGTTTTACCCTTTTGATCCTGTATCCCTAATACTCCAGCTGATGCATTTTTAAAGAATGTTAAACAGAGTAACAGTCTCCCTGCTGCCCTGAGCTTTGTTCTACTGTTTAAAGTTGGATGGCTGTTACAAGACATTAGCCAAATGCTGTCTTGTCACACCATTGACTGCAGTACAGCTACTGTACTCTAGGCAACTAGGTCCTCAGTGcatctatgccagtttacaccagcagcaaATATGGCCCTAGGCTTACACTGCTGTACGTTAGCCCAATGTGCCATAGTCTGCTCTGTGTCAGTGATTATTGTACACAACCTCTCCTCTTACCAAAACAGagcataataaagagattgcttaAACTGTGTCCCCAAACTGCCCCAAGTCTGTTTGTTGGACAAATGTTGTTTTGCATGAGCACTTCAAATCAGACTGTCCACAGCCTCCTGGATACAGACATGAGCTTTCACATAGCTGGGGTCTATGAATGTTCTCCCTGGCATCCTGGGGAAAGGGTGGCGCACACAAGCCAGGTACAGGTGACTTACCATTTTCATCAGGCTGACAGAATAAATCTACAGCTAGCAAATCTCCTGTGCAGAATTCCACTGGGACTCCACAGCCTGAGGGTGACAGACATTGCAATTGCATGTAGGTTATGAATGGTTTATGGACTACAGGGCCAGGGCTTGTGTGCAGCTCCACAGGGAAGGGTTGCCCCAGCTCTACAACTGGGCGGGTGATTAGCGTGACTCACTCAAGCCACACCACCCCCGGTAACTGACGGCTTGCAGCTACTGGGTTTTCCTGAGAGCAGCAGACAAAGAAAAGGGCTTTTGGTGTAAAAGGGCTGCATCTAAACTGCCACAGGGCCTTCTTTCTAATCCAGCAAATGAACAAGACCTTCTCTCCAAGGGGGCCTCAACCCTTGtggaagggttggaaagacttcAGCATACTAGGGCCCTATAGAGTGTGTTTAAATCCAGCTATTGTGTTTTTATGATGTTTCAGCTGTAATTGTTTTACCttgagaataaatgtgcttgcttcaAAGgatctgtgtggtaacttgtaagtATGCACTGTTCATAGGCCTCAAAGAAAGCAATGCGCAGGTGCAGACccttaggcagactggcttgttGAGGATATCACAACATAAGGCAGGGGCTGTGCACCCTgaagcccccctgccccccaaaaaaagagTAGGACAAaggtccctgcccagagccaggtGATTGTTGGAGACCTGGTTAGCACACCTAGAGTAGACCATGGAGCTACACGTTCAGTGAATTTGAAACTCTAGTCTACAAGCCCAGACCCATTTTGGGCACTAAGGGGTAACCTATTAGAAAAATTTCATTGCGACCATAGCTGGTGGTCAGCAGCGGACTCACTGTAGATGCTGAAAGTGGTGCTGTTTTTCTATATCACTTAATCAGGGCTTTAaccttttttccatgcagatccataaaaaaattcaaatggaggTGGGGagccctttgaaaatcttagacaGTCTGTGTCCCcggaccacaggctgaaaaccactgcaaTAGACAATGGGTCTGAACCAGCTGCTCTATCCCTTTTACAGTCAAATAGGCTACTGTGAAAATTCTTATGAAACAGTGAGATAAAAGCTGTTAATGTACAACACAGAATGCTATGAACATTTAATACAGCCACAGtgaaacacagatccaaacttcaGTTAAGCAGCTTGGTTTGTTACCAGTATCTGAGAAAGAAACAGAGGTTCTCAGACATCTACAGTCCCCTCTGGGTGGCAGTATTGATTTTAAGCTCAATCCTGTCCACTCTGTACTCAAAAGCATTTCCTGTAGATGAAGAAAGGACCCTGTTCTTCATATTCTCTTCTGTAAACCCAGAGCTGCTGAAAGGCCTTGAGTGATGCCAAAATTGACCCTCCAGTCCAGACAGAAGACTTTCTGTCAGGGGATGCTGCTGCAATGGGGTTATCATTGGGCCACATCTTGGTCAGGTCGCTCTGGAAGCGGTCAGGGAAACCCCTCAGCATGGTACAACCTCCGCACAGCAAGATATTGCCCATCAGCTTCTTCTTGAGATCAACATCACATTTACTGAGGCAGGTCATTGTCAGCAGTGGAAGCGCTGGCTGCTGTGATCCTATCAAGGATGGTTTAAAGAGCATTTCAGCACACATGAATCTCTCTTtgccaatgggaattaggtgcccatCTGGAAGTTCGTAATCAACCTGCTGTTTCCGGAGAGGCAAACTCATGTCATGCTGAAGGTCCAGAGACGTATAGCAACACTTTTCCTTGATGTCTTCTATCACACTTAGTTGTTCCCCAGTAAATGTTTTCCCCGCCTCATTTAATAACTTCATGAGGTACTGGGTAAGGTCTGATCCAGCATAGTCTACGCGTCCAGTAATGCTTGGCATAGTATAACCTTCGTAGATAGGGACCACATATGAAACGCCATGGCCACTTTCTACCACAAGAGCAGAGGTCTTTCCGTATGAATACATAGATAATCTGGACTGGTAGGCGATATGCATGGCAGGAGTGCAGAACGTTTCAAACAGCATCTCAGCATATTTCTCCCTGTTGGTGGTGGGACTCAGTGGAGGGTCTGATACCAGCACCGCATGCTCCTCTGGCTGAATCTTCATCTCTTTGTGGAAAATGTATTCCCAAATGTCTTGGACACAATCCCAGTCAACCACTATGCCGTGTCTCAAGGGGTTGACCAGTTTTAGGGGTATTTTCAcatcctgaagttcttttccaacAAAGCTTTCTTTGCGATTGTCCCCAGTTTTAGCAGTCTCCTGGAAATGCTTGCCCACTGTAGATGAAATAACATGGGAGGGACGAGGCTCTCCAGCAAATCCACACTTACAGTAACCTGTGCCAATGTCTATGATCACTGCTCTAGTCTCCTTCACAATCTTGGGGCTTCCCTGAGTTGATGATGCGCTATCCTCT
Encoded here:
- the ACTL7A gene encoding actin-like protein 7A, whose translation is MSVKGSTSSVAAATIQEGPAKRAVLVRASKKPKEDSASSTQGSPKIVKETRAVIIDIGTGYCKCGFAGEPRPSHVISSTVGKHFQETAKTGDNRKESFVGKELQDVKIPLKLVNPLRHGIVVDWDCVQDIWEYIFHKEMKIQPEEHAVLVSDPPLSPTTNREKYAEMLFETFCTPAMHIAYQSRLSMYSYGKTSALVVESGHGVSYVVPIYEGYTMPSITGRVDYAGSDLTQYLMKLLNEAGKTFTGEQLSVIEDIKEKCCYTSLDLQHDMSLPLRKQQVDYELPDGHLIPIGKERFMCAEMLFKPSLIGSQQPALPLLTMTCLSKCDVDLKKKLMGNILLCGGCTMLRGFPDRFQSDLTKMWPNDNPIAAASPDRKSSVWTGGSILASLKAFQQLWVYRREYEEQGPFFIYRKCF